The following are from one region of the Thermoproteus uzoniensis 768-20 genome:
- a CDS encoding peroxiredoxin, giving the protein MVEVKGPYLGMQIPEDLCFNTDMGRRCFKDYKGKWLLLFSHPGDFTPVCTTEFVEFAKKYDEFKKRGVELLGLSVDTDISHIEWKRQIKQLWGVEIPFPIIADVPDFQVASLFNAIPPGTTATVRMVALIDPDLKLAWFALYPLTNGRNIDEIIRVVDAVQTTYKHGVATPANWKPGDPVIVPPPHNYADAEKRLKEPGIECKTWWFCTKRL; this is encoded by the coding sequence ATGGTAGAGGTGAAGGGTCCGTACCTCGGGATGCAGATACCCGAGGACCTATGCTTCAACACAGACATGGGCAGAAGATGCTTCAAGGACTACAAAGGCAAGTGGCTGTTGCTCTTCAGCCACCCGGGCGACTTCACGCCGGTGTGCACCACCGAGTTCGTCGAGTTCGCCAAGAAGTACGACGAGTTCAAGAAGAGGGGCGTCGAGCTCCTCGGCCTCAGCGTGGACACTGACATCAGCCACATAGAGTGGAAGAGGCAGATCAAACAGCTGTGGGGCGTCGAGATACCATTCCCCATAATCGCCGACGTGCCGGATTTCCAGGTCGCCAGTCTGTTCAACGCGATACCGCCCGGCACCACAGCAACTGTCAGGATGGTGGCGCTTATAGATCCAGATCTGAAGCTCGCCTGGTTCGCTCTGTATCCGCTCACCAACGGCAGAAACATAGACGAGATAATACGCGTAGTAGACGCGGTCCAGACAACGTACAAGCACGGCGTCGCCACGCCTGCTAACTGGAAACCCGGAGACCCCGTCATAGTGCCTCCGCCGCACAACTACGCCGACGCCGAGAAGAGGCTCAAGGAGCCCGGCATCGAGTGCAAGACTTGGTGGTTCTGTACCAAACGGCTCTAA
- a CDS encoding VIT1/CCC1 transporter family protein, translated as METNSKKNLVQLAAEFCDDEYLDHRVYAVLAGVEWNKKRREVLRRLSDVEKRHFDFWLKFVGSYKPSLKARIYPYLFAFLRLLFGATFAAKLLERGEDKAVEKYRMALDLMETPEDRKTLEAIIADEMEHEKEFIGQLDEAIVKYMSALVLGMADAIIEITGTHAGALGTTSSAIITGVVGLVVGVSAAISMASASYLQTKHETGKSPTVAALVTGVGYVVAAALMSLPYFLAENIYAAFAASLAVSVVLALMFTYQGSVYADRDFRSEFVQTVGLLLGVAALAYFLGDALSAAFGIRSLIK; from the coding sequence ATGGAAACTAATTCTAAAAAGAATTTGGTTCAATTAGCGGCGGAGTTCTGCGACGACGAGTACCTAGACCATAGAGTCTACGCGGTGTTGGCCGGCGTGGAGTGGAACAAGAAGAGGAGAGAGGTCTTGAGGAGGCTGTCCGACGTAGAGAAGCGGCACTTCGATTTTTGGCTCAAGTTCGTCGGCTCCTATAAGCCCTCCCTCAAGGCCCGCATCTACCCATATCTATTCGCCTTCCTGCGGCTCCTCTTCGGAGCGACCTTCGCGGCCAAACTGCTCGAGAGGGGCGAGGACAAGGCGGTCGAGAAGTATAGGATGGCGCTGGACCTCATGGAGACGCCCGAGGACAGGAAGACGCTCGAGGCCATTATAGCCGACGAGATGGAGCACGAGAAGGAGTTCATAGGCCAGCTGGACGAGGCGATCGTGAAGTACATGAGCGCCCTAGTCTTGGGCATGGCCGACGCCATCATTGAGATCACGGGGACCCATGCGGGCGCCCTCGGCACCACGAGCTCCGCCATAATCACAGGGGTCGTGGGCCTCGTGGTGGGGGTCTCCGCAGCCATATCCATGGCCTCCGCCTCCTACCTCCAGACGAAGCACGAGACGGGCAAATCGCCGACGGTGGCCGCGTTGGTGACCGGCGTGGGCTACGTCGTCGCGGCCGCGCTCATGTCGCTCCCGTACTTCCTCGCAGAGAATATCTACGCGGCGTTCGCCGCGTCGCTGGCCGTCAGCGTGGTGCTCGCCCTCATGTTCACCTACCAAGGGAGCGTCTACGCCGACAGGGACTTCAGAAGCGAGTTTGTCCAGACGGTGGGGCTTCTGTTGGGGGTGGCCGCGCTTGCCTACTTCCTCGGCGACGCCTTAAGCGCGGCCTTCGGCATAAGGTCGCTCATAAAGTGA
- a CDS encoding 30S ribosomal protein S30e, whose product MPSHGSLTKAGKVRSQTPKIPPKPKKNLIPRRRNSRNYRRRVVYAASAAQTAEAE is encoded by the coding sequence ATGCCTTCGCACGGAAGCTTGACAAAGGCGGGCAAGGTCAGGTCGCAGACGCCCAAGATCCCGCCGAAGCCCAAGAAAAACTTGATACCGCGAAGGCGCAACTCCAGGAACTACAGGAGGAGGGTGGTCTACGCCGCCTCCGCGGCGCAGACAGCCGAGGCCGAATGA